The Solanum lycopersicum chromosome 8, SLM_r2.1 DNA segment CTGTGATGGCTAATGCGAGAAAATCATTCAAGGACAGGAAAGCATATTCTCATGTTGGAAATGATCAATCAGAAACGTCTTGTTCACATGGTGAACCTGAAGCTTCGGAAGCTTCGGAACACATGAAGTTATCAAAAGTGCATCAACCCCAATTCAATTCAGTAATTCGAGATACCGGATCAAGTAAAATTACATTGAAAGAAGTAGGTTGCTCTAGTGGAGCTTCAAGCAGTAAACCTCGTAGATTATTTACTCCCAAGTATTCCAATCAAAATAGTCCAGTAGGTTCGTCTGTTTCTTCGTCATCTAAGGCCATTGGTGCAGGAACAAGAGGCACCGCTAGTGGGGCTGGATATATGCCGAGAAATCTAAAATGCAACTCACGATCAGATATCTCTCCACAGAGTTGTTCGACAGCAGATTCAAGATTTAGTAGAAGGGACATGGTGAAAAGAAGAAATGCAGAAGGTGAAAGCACTTCATCCTCTAAAGGGAAGAAAATAAGTGGAGCATTACCAAAAGAAGGAGATGTCATTCGTCCAACTCGTGGTATCTCAATTTCTGATTCAAGGAATAGTAAAAGCTTTGATAATAGGGAGGATAGTCGTGCTCTATCAGTTAGGACTCGCAAGTCAATGAATGTGCCTAGGCTTAGAGATTCAGTACGAGATTCATCATCTGGATTTTTCCAGAATTCACCTCAGCTTGAATCTCCAAATTTCAGTCTGCAGTCATCAAGTCAATTTTTCTCAGATGCTTCTTCGAGTGATTCAAGTGCTTTTAGTTTTCCTGGAAATGATGTTGAAGATCTCCCAGCTGGAGCGTCTGGAACTTCTGCACAACTAGGTATAAACCAACTAATGAACCGTGATGTCTTGCAGCGATATAACATGGATGGAGTTGCTCAGGTATTTTACCCCACAGAATCAGTCACTGTTTTTCTGAATCAGGTTTTATGGTATTTCACTATGATCACTGTTTTTCTGTAAAGGTATTAGTGGCACTTGAAAGAATGGAACAAGATGAAGAATTAACATATGAGGTAGTTCACTTTTGAGTATTTCGTACCACTCAGGCGTTTCCTATTTGTATTTATGATGAACTCTTATTTTCCATGTACAGCAACTACTTGTGTTGGAGACCAACTTGTTTCTTGGTGGCCTCAACTCCTACGACCAGCATAGAGGAATGAGGCTGGATATAGACAATATGTCCTATGAGGTCTTTATTCTCTTCCGTATATGATTACTGACTATGTTTTCCAAACTTAATTTTCATCAAAATGTTGAGGTTTTTTTTATGGGGGTAGCGGTTTGAGGTTCATCCAATAGCTTAAAGATCACTGTCGCACAAAAGATAAGTTCCCACCGTTAGTTATACCTTTTACACCCTGCAGAACTTTAATCTGTTGCCTGTTTTCAGGAATTATTAGCTCTCGAGGAGAGAATGGGGAGTGTTAGCACAGCTCTGTCCGAGGAGGCATTGTCAAAGTGCATCCGGAAAAGCATTTATCAGTCTATGCCTTCAGAAATAGGGGAATTTGGAAGCGGCGAGAATGAAGATGAGGTCAAATGCTCTATTTGTCAGGTTTTTCCCACTTAAAgctatattttgtatatttcaaTGTTCCTGATGTGTTATACTTAAATCTAATTTTATGGTTTGTGATGTTTTTCACCTCCCTTTATAAGTAGGTAGCACCTTGCTTTGtcactttgtttttttttcctgatGCAATATTACTCGAAGTGCAGTTAACACTACATTAGTTTTATGTTGTACATCCTTAAGATGTTTTACTCATCACTTAGCTGACTTTTATTTAGCAGAGTTCTCTAGGTTTATACCTTGTCAAACTCTCTTCTTGAACTCGATGGAGTAGAAAAATTCTtgaactaataaattaaaaccgTAATTTGAGTGAATGTTACTAGATTTAGTTCTGTTTTTGCATAATATAGACAAGTCTATCCCATTCTAGACATAGTTCCGCGCATCTAGCGACCATACTTCGTTCATTCGGTGTTAGCGTATAATCGCTACTCCACATTATGTTTTGGTTCTAGGCTGTAGAGGTTCTATTGCTTTACTTGTCCCAAACTGATGAGGCTCTCACACGGTGACGGTCTATTATAAATCTGTATTGTttcttaaaatacattttttaatatgCATGCACTCACACATACATAGTTAGACCTCTTTTATGTTAGTAACAACATTTCACTCTTACTGTCAAATTATCTTTAGAACCGTTTCTTAATGTTTATCTTATGTGTTCTCTATAACATCATTTCGTTATGAAGAAAAAGGTGTAGGATAACACCCGTTGTAGGAAGGTGTCTCCGCCACTTCATGCATCTACGATTATGCAATACCAAAATGAATTCGAAGTTGGAACTCAGTTAAGTTAATGACGTGTTTTTTCGCAGGAGGAGTATGTGATTGGAGATGAAATAGGAAGGTTGGAATGTGATCATGGGTATCATATGGAGTGTGTAAAACATTGGTTGAGTCTCAAGAATTGGTGTCCTATATGTAAAGCTTCAGCAGCTCCATCTTAGCTCAATTGGTGTATATATACTGTTCTTGTCACATTAAACATTGTTTCTGTTCATTATGcttttgtgtatatatacagTTCTTGTCACATTAAGCCAATAAACCCAAGCAAATACAGGCTGTGTGGTGATAGCCAAGGAACATTGATAGTTATCTCCTTCAAAAATTCTTATAAAAGTGTTTTGGACTTTACTTTACTGATGTTGTCATCTCTACCGCAGACTTCTGGATTTCGTTATGCTACTACTCTATTCACATTTTAGTACCTACATTGAAGCCCGATTATATTTGAATTCGATTTTTGTATGCAGAAGGGGCAAACTAAAGACCTCTGGTTAATGATGAAGTAAATCGGAGTTGTTGGAAGGAGGTAGGttccctcttaacatcatttgaAATATGGAGGTTGATGGAGTATCAATTTTCATAAATCTAATTTATGCAATCCAACCAAAAGTCTACCAAAAAATAGACTTTCTTCTAATGGTTACTTTTGTttgcttctatttttctttttctttttttctccattaagtGGTTTGTTTGTGGTTCTCTTTCAATTAAATATAGTAAAAAACTTTATTGATGGAAGTGTTTTTTTTACAACTTTCACTAGTAATTGAGAACCATAACACTAATGAGAATCAATTCCCTTCTATTCCACTTTATGggtcattaaaataaaaagatattattaatccatttaaaaatgaatattacctttttatttgaagataaatctaaattttattttatttatgaaccAAACATAATCCTAAAATTAATTCCCCACTTTATTTAACTCACTCTCCTATTTAGTTCGTTCCAAAAAAAGACTAATTACATttctatattaagtaacaatttaattttaaaatatcaattttatccttaatgaaatgatttacaaCTGCATAAATATTTACCCACTTTTTTCTTTAtcatgaatttaaaaatttctaattCGTAAAACTGTGTATCGAAATCAAACTAACTCATATAAAACGAAATGAAGCCAGTGTTAAATTAGTTATCCTTGAGCTCCaagtatttttcaaatttgCTTACGTCTGTGCTTGTGACAGCATTTggtcaaaatatatatttctttgacTTGGCCGCCAAACAAACCCTTAATCTGCTgcctttatattattatatatacagAAACTACAGAcccaattttgaatcaaaacaagaaaagaacaaaaaaaaaagaagaaaaatgaagagtttaaTTTGCAATTGTTGTAATAAGGAATTTTTTGacgaaaatgaacaaaaaattcatTACAAATCAGAATGGCACACTTATAATCTTAAACGCAAGGTAAACTGCTAACTTaccttttatttcctttttcggaaagtaaaatgatttttttcataaatattaatatttttatctttcacATACTCCACTCGTGAAATTATGATCATTTAGAATGATTTTTGGACTATTATGTGTAACACATGTTTAACTCTGCATGATTGCTATATAGATAAGAACTTGCTccgttttaattttattttattttatttactttcctttttagtccgcttttcaaaaaaaaagaatatttcttcctttttttgaaacaattttttaatttcaatttttcatctAGCATACTTGAAACCACAAAATCCAAAAATCGTtaatttcttaaacttcgtATTGAGTCAAAACATCTATTCAGTGGATTAAAATTCGTTACTTGAGCGAAACTAGATCTTGtgaaatcaaaatatatgaGGATTCATTTTGTACCTTAAACTTCATGTCGAGTCAAACCAGATGAAACAAATTGAAAGAGCAGTAATTTGTGTGTTTGTGGAATAGATAAGAGTTTCATTGTTGTGTTTCTTTGGTATTTATTTCAGGTTGCTGGAGTTCCTGGATTGACAGAAGCACTCTATAAAGCCAGACAGTCTGCACTTTTAGAAACCCCATTGCTATATAGCTGTGAACACTGTGGCAAAGAATTTACAACCTCTAAAGCTCATGCTCAACATCTCAAATCTAAGAAGACTCACTTAGCACGAGCTTCGCAAGAGATAGCTCATCATCACGAGTGGGAGGAGGTTGATCAAGAGGAAGAGATCGCGTGTGAAGACAATGACTCATTGAAGGAACTAAAGATGAACAGGAGCAGTACTAGTAGTGGTGTTAAGGATGAGGAGTTTGATCCGCGTTGCTGTTTCATGTGTGATATGAAACACGATACAGTAGAAAACTGCACGATCCATATGCACAAGAAGCACGGGTTCTTCATACCTGATATCGAGTATTTGAAGGATCCTAAAGGCTTCATCACTTACCTTGGTCTCAAGGTAATACTGTAGGTTTCGATTTTTCTTGTATGATCTTGATCATGTCCATTTATATAACAGAGTAAACTTTACCTCCTCAGGTTAGAAGGGATTATATGTGTCTGTATTGCAACGATAGATGTCGTCCTTTTAGTAGTTTGGAAGCAGTTCGGAAGCATATGGATGCAAAAAACCATTGCAAGGTACACTATGGTGATGGCGGTGATGATGAAGAGGCGGAATTAGAAGAGTTTTACGACTATAGCAGCAGGTATGGTTTGGTGATCTGATAGCTTCTAATGTACATTTGAGCAGAAGATAGATACAACCTATGTTTTTCAAGTGATGTCTAGACTCGGGTAGAGTGTACACAGACCTTGTTTCTATCTCGTACAGATGGTTTACTAAGATCTGTATTCTTTCATCTTCTAGCTATGTGGATACAACTGGGAAGCAGCTTGTTTCATCTGGGGATTTTAACAACAATGTAGAGCTGGGAAGTGGTGGATCTGAACTCATAATAACAACAAGAACTGATGATCGATTGTCTGTTAAATCAATCGGGTCAAGAGAGTTTTTGAGATACTATCGCCAGAAACCAAAGCCTACGCGTACTAATGATACAGCTATAAGCTCTGCCTAGCTTCAAGGTACGTACCTGACTCGTTACATGGCACACACAATAGTGACTAATATTTAGTCGTTTGAGCCAACATTCGTTTTCTCATCTCAGGTATCGAAGCACGAGACTAGCAACCATGTAGAGGGAGCACAATGCTATGATGGAAGTGTTGAAGGCCATGAATAGATGTGGTGTGGATGCTGCACTCTGGGATTGGCAGGAAAAGCAATGTTATTCGAGACCTCCCTAAAAATATACCATATATCCTATGAGTGCTATAATATTTATCAGTGTGTATAGTTTTGGAgaagcataatacataaacatgccTCTTAACTATGTATAAACGTTTGGGATACCACACACCCAACGCcaagaaataaatagaaatttcaaatttataatgAGATAGAGAGAATGGTGAGTCTCCTACATGAACTTAGGAATAGATGCTACACAACATGGTCTTTcggaaaaaaaagggaaagatgAATCAAGGTTTCTCCTACAATAGCTTAAATTTCTTCTAGAAGTTAAGCTAATATACAACAATTTCAGGTCTACAGACTGCCTGGTCTACATATTCTCATGACTTACCTCTTTGCTCTGGTGGTCTTTCGAACATTTCTCACCGGTCTCTTTCCTTGTTGCTTTACAACTTTCCCGTTCTTTGCCAAGTCACGTACCAAGACTGGTTCCTCCTGCGATAAATCTTCACTAGGAATGGAAGCAGCAGGACTCTCTACTGTTTCATTCATGTCTGGTACATCCACAGCAGATTCACTAAGAAACACACACTTATCCGTCACTTGGTGAGATTTTGTCGACTTGTCCTGAGTTGATGTTCCTGGTTTTGGCTTCTCACTACCAATGTATGAGTCGCTTTGTCCTCTACTTTGACCTGCAGACAAACTATCGAGGGGGAAAACCAGCATTATTGGGATTCGAGCTCTAGAAAAATTAAAGAGCTTTATCGTTCATTCTTTTACCTAGCTTCTAATGATGTATATCCATTAGAACTTGGGGCTAAATTTGGTCGAGTCACTTCATGTGCGTCAGATGCAGATATATGAAGACCTGAACTTGTAAAAATGGATAAATATAAGAGAAATTAAATTGGCCATAATGGAGAGAAATCAGTAGTTAATCCAACCCTACAGATCACAATGAAAAAAGAGATGGAGAAAACCACATATAACATAAGTCACTTGCATTTTTTCGGACATAATTAACCAACTATACACACCACCATAATCACAAGAAAGAGCAATGGAGGAACAAATGTGAATTGAGAGTCATTACTAATCTAGCGCATGATACACAAGCTATTTTAGTATAGGACGCACACGTTTTACAAGAAGATATATTAAATCTAGAACTGTAGTTCACCCCATGTGAGAAGTGCTAAACATCTGTAGTCTCAGCGTATATCATCCACTAGTAATGGTAACCAAATGCTAGCGGAGCCTGTCAATCAAGCAGCTTTGTAAACTTGACGATCAATGCAGGGTTCAAACTAAGAGCTGGATTTGATCGTCAAGTTTACAAAGCGTCACAAAGTACCAACTTGTCGAGCCCTAGGGTTCAAAATAGCTCTAAATTAAACCAGATATCAGAATCCATTACACAACATTGGTCACAAGCTTTCCTGGTTTGTATCTACCTCCCTTACACCCATAAGTCATAACTACATAAGATAAGGATGAATTCAAATTTGTATTCCTCCATGTGCCATCCTGACCATTCTAGGCCTGCCATTGGTTACACCGTTGCAGTCACCATGGTTCTCTCTCACAAATCCTGCTTGCTCCCCCAATCAACAGACTAATATTGCCACTAATCATGGCTGTGATTTAGGGTCCCTGATTTATATACACCATTGGCCTAACATAAGAACTGCTTAGGTGATAAGCAGCCAAGAAACCAACTTCCACCTCCGAAGACACTAAGGAAGAATCAAATGCCTCCGTCTTTGTTTACATCTCTATCAGACCATTCAAAAGATAAACCCACATACCAAGTAAGCCAACTTTCAACTCCTATCTGACCACGTAATAGAAGCCAACAATTTTGAGTGTCCATATGATCAAATGTGAATAACCTGTCACTCTTCCAACTTCATATATTTGTGTATTGGTAAGTAGTAATAAGTTCACTTCTGAACCCATTACTACCAGTTAGCTTCACAACAGAAAACAAACAGAAAAAATCTTAAATAATGGCGTCAAGTACCATCATTGTGCTCAGAGGGGAAAACTGAACCAGTATGCACGTAAGATTCATGAGCAGCTTGCTCACCAACCCGAACTGCCTGTAAGTTTGAACAATATGAGGACAGACGTACATaagttatttctcaaaaaaaaaaaaaggtacatAACTAAACACATCTTATTGTCCATATTGaaatgctatttttttttaaaaaaccaaaTATTCCAGATTAGAGATATTGAAATGCCATCTTTTTTAGTCCAAATGTGCTAAATGATGAATAAAATGCTGAAATCCCTTAAACAAATGGTTACCTGATCTTGCAGCTGGATAGAAGAGGCAGCATTTAAAGGCCCATTCTCACTTTCTGCACCATCTTGTGTTATTTCCACATCTGAAAGAGAAAATTAGGTTTCTACAGAAAACTAGCAATTTACAGCAGAAGACAAATTTAACCAAGACCGTAATACCACTCTAAGAGGCCAGATTAGAGCACCACACACCTGACCACTTAATAGGTACATCTGACAGTTTAGCAAGTCTCAAAGAACTTGAGTCATTTATCTTCTCCGCGGTACTGGTTCCTGTTAAATCATTAACTGCAGAGTTTGGTTCTGCTTTGCGTTCTACCAAACGTAATTGGTAGCCAGTTTCCTTGGAAGGGTGTGCACGTAACATATCTTCTGTTGCTTTTGACCTGACTTTTCGTATTTCCTCATGAATATTCCATGACCCAGATGCATAAGAACTTTTTTTCTGTGATACAGCAGAAAATCATATATCAGAAGACAGTAAATAACAGAAAATTGATAAAGTAAAGAGGAGTAAGCAGAAGGTTCTacatatttagaaaattaaaataacacatGCACCAAAAATTGAGACTAGTGAAGCAACAACCAAACATGCTAAGATAAGGACTAGTCACTTGGGTAACTGTTCGATATATCGAGTCTTCGTATGAAGTTGTACTAATCAAGTTGAGACTAATAAATCTCGCAAAAACTAACCCTTTTCTATTATTAGAATGATAGCATTTCAAGTTCATAAGTTGCTATAAGATTAGATCTTATGTCAAAGCATCAACCAGCTTGTTTCTTGCACAGTTCTAAGCCAATCAACTGGATGCAACTCAGTAGGTAGATCCCATATCAATGTCCTCTAAACCACGTGCACATATCAAACTACATGGATGAACTCGTGCATGGCTGCTTTAGAATTCTTTTCATAGTTTACAACCTTTAGTTTGTAATGGTGTAACCTTGGCGATGCTCTTTAATATTTGATTGATAACAATTTGATCAAATGTATACGACTTCTCATAAGTAGATCCCAAGTCCAAGAGCTTAACTCtttcaaaagttataaatttatcaaaCCATTGCAAGGCAATTGGATCCCTTCATAAATATCCAACACAATTGTACATATCAAATTCCAAAGATCAACATGTGCATGTTTGCTTtgtaatttttgtttgaaacttTTGCAATGTTAGATAGTTCATgtattttggaaaatatataaataacatattatgtGAATATAGGTATAAATAGggttataaaaattatagtagtaAAAGCATTCTCATTAATGTTTTTCTTGTGCTTTTATTTCTCACAGCAACATTCTTTGGCAAGTATTTTTTGTAGTTTAAGCACACCTGTTAACCGGAGTCAAGAAGCACATTCATTTGATTGAAACAGTGTGGGATAATCAAGATTAAGCTTGAGATAGCAAGAAAGACAAGCTGATATGCATCTAGGCAACCTTTAAAGACAAGCTGATACGCATCTAGGCAACCTTTCTTCTCTGTCTTCCCTTTTTGGTAGGGCTGGGCATAAACACCGGAAAACCGAAACACCGTACCGAACcaaatttttttggtatttcggTTTTGGTTTTTCGGTTTTCGGTTCGGTATTCGGcatatgtttttgtatttttcggtatttcggttcggttttcgGTATGTGATTTTGTGtaattcggtatttcggtttaccgaaatatattatattataatatatatttatattatattaattattaatattaaataaaaaatattataatttaaaataaaaaagtaaaaagtaaaagtctttttgatataactatttttagcccattaagctgaaaatcaaacaaaaaaatttgtaaatttttaaaagcccaactaagcaggcccattaaaaaaatcgaaataacaaaaccgaaccgaaccgaaccgaaatataTTCGGTACACAATTTACAAAAACCGAAAAAACAAACCcgaaaccgaaccgaaataccgaatgccCACCCCTACTTTTTGGCCTTTTTTAGCAAGAAAGTAGCCTGGTCtccaatttatttttactttgctAAATACGTTTTTTCTATCTGAACTACCAACTTTTGGCGCTCTGAATCATCAAAGCTTCTAGTGCTAATTGTAGAAGTTTTATAATCTTAGAACACTAAGATTACAACACCGTTCGACAAAATAGGAGTGTACATCCTCTCAAAGGGTCAAAATGAAAGTGAACAGGCTGTAATAAAAGCAAAATTGACATTTTCAATACCTTCAAGGAAAGAGAATCACTACTGACAGAATATGGAGCTTCTTCGTCAAAGAGCTTTGCCTTCATTTGTGAAGGGGTTCTAAGTCCACTATTATCAACACTAGGGGACGCCCATGGTGGACGAACCTTCATATATGACTTGGCCATTTCTACAGGTGAGCCAAGAGTATCATCCACCTATAACAGCATCAATAAACATTTTTATATAGCTATATTTCGGTATCACATTTCTGAAAGCAGTAAATATGTGTCATTGTGCAGACAACATATTACATGAGAAACACTAGTAGCACCACAAAGCTCCTTATAGAAAAAGAAGGATTGGAAGTTCAAGGTAGAATTAATATTAtagataaaatacatataaactAGGCAACTGATTcagatgaattaaaaaaaacactctCATGGTTCAAGTTTCCACATCAATTCGACAACATCAAAATGACTTTTTTAAGAAACGGTACAATATAAATGAAGGAACTAACGTAATACTGACAAAAGTACTCAACAAGTTCATTCCGTATAATAAGGACAATGGGCCCAAAATTGGCCcataaattaaatatagttAAATAGGAAGGAGGACCTTCTAAACTCGAGGAAAGATTTTGGAGGCAAAATTAAGAAGCAATTGGCTTGAGCAGGGTGACAATTATACAAAGTTTTTCCAGAAAATGGCAGATGCACATCGaaaatataatcacataaaCAGCCTGGTTATTAATGGTGATGCAGTCTCTAATGAGGAGTCAATTAACAATGGATCCTATCTTAAAGT contains these protein-coding regions:
- the LOC101266656 gene encoding probable E3 ubiquitin-protein ligase RHG1A; translation: MDEYSSKRAVNGLYVPRRGLRDIADSRDENVQLCSRYGCSSRLSSMKSPQVRSTEKPRPLRPSFTSSNGKEVVGSSCRTSSVMANARKSFKDRKAYSHVGNDQSETSCSHGEPEASEASEHMKLSKVHQPQFNSVIRDTGSSKITLKEVGCSSGASSSKPRRLFTPKYSNQNSPVGSSVSSSSKAIGAGTRGTASGAGYMPRNLKCNSRSDISPQSCSTADSRFSRRDMVKRRNAEGESTSSSKGKKISGALPKEGDVIRPTRGISISDSRNSKSFDNREDSRALSVRTRKSMNVPRLRDSVRDSSSGFFQNSPQLESPNFSLQSSSQFFSDASSSDSSAFSFPGNDVEDLPAGASGTSAQLGINQLMNRDVLQRYNMDGVAQVLVALERMEQDEELTYEQLLVLETNLFLGGLNSYDQHRGMRLDIDNMSYEELLALEERMGSVSTALSEEALSKCIRKSIYQSMPSEIGEFGSGENEDEVKCSICQEEYVIGDEIGRLECDHGYHMECVKHWLSLKNWCPICKASAAPS
- the LOC101267254 gene encoding cytoplasmic 60S subunit biogenesis factor REI1 homolog 1, with translation MKSLICNCCNKEFFDENEQKIHYKSEWHTYNLKRKVAGVPGLTEALYKARQSALLETPLLYSCEHCGKEFTTSKAHAQHLKSKKTHLARASQEIAHHHEWEEVDQEEEIACEDNDSLKELKMNRSSTSSGVKDEEFDPRCCFMCDMKHDTVENCTIHMHKKHGFFIPDIEYLKDPKGFITYLGLKVRRDYMCLYCNDRCRPFSSLEAVRKHMDAKNHCKVHYGDGGDDEEAELEEFYDYSSSYVDTTGKQLVSSGDFNNNVELGSGGSELIITTRTDDRLSVKSIGSREFLRYYRQKPKPTRTNDTAISSA
- the LOC101266959 gene encoding protein KAKU4 — its product is MDSRSGGKIVANKRKRYAVGPYDRPQQQPPPAPAAVEEEERFLKSPNWLTGHVFPATRTILSGAAKILTSVFNSDSSSSSSSGSDSMFEDDDREENDICSEVDELKKHPQLRGERSQTKHLIEQLLMQETFSREERDQLVTIINSRVMDSSSLEGKDSLERLDHSSQAIIEARKWLEEKRDGLRPDNTIGGVSSVVGVDDTLGSPVEMAKSYMKVRPPWASPSVDNSGLRTPSQMKAKLFDEEAPYSVSSDSLSLKKKSSYASGSWNIHEEIRKVRSKATEDMLRAHPSKETGYQLRLVERKAEPNSAVNDLTGTSTAEKINDSSSLRLAKLSDVPIKWSDVEITQDGAESENGPLNAASSIQLQDQAVRVGEQAAHESYVHTGSVFPSEHNDGLHISASDAHEVTRPNLAPSSNGYTSLEASLSAGQSRGQSDSYIGSEKPKPGTSTQDKSTKSHQVTDKCVFLSESAVDVPDMNETVESPAASIPSEDLSQEEPVLVRDLAKNGKVVKQQGKRPVRNVRKTTRAKR